The nucleotide sequence TTTAAAAACAAGGATTTGTAGTTGACTGATATAAACCCCCCAAAAAGCAAACCAAGAAGAAaaccataattaaaaaaatgttcACTTGGTGGTTATGTTGCTTCTGCATAACAGGAGCAAGCTGAAAATTATTTATAAGAAATGAGTTCATTTGAACAAAGTTGAATATGGAAGAAAAGAAGGCGTAACTGAAATaactaaaataacaaaaactGGCAATGACTAAATCAGCGGTGACTTAATGCAGAAAAATCAGGACAAATCTAAATAGAAAATTTCACAAAGTCAATACAGGATGGAAAAGATTAAATATTAGAAATTACAATAGGGCTTTAATTtaagagaaaagagttcttgaTGCTTGCAGCTTGTTCTGTTCATACTTGCTGCCATACTGTAAATATTGGTACCTTCATAGAAGACATATGATTGGTCGGAAAttgatcctctcaattttttttaatcgcAATTGATCTTTTAAAGTGCGATCTCACCCCATACAAGACATTTCTTTCACATGTTTTTCCTTGATCTCACTTAAGTCTCGTATGGTGTGAGATCATACTTCAAAGATCAATGGAGcaaaaaaattgagaagatcCATTATGATGATTGGTCAACTAATCAACTCCCCCAAAATGACAGCCCATGCAAAAGTAGGGATCAAAGGGAAGTTAGATCTTACTCAACCCCGCAAGAAGGACATGTTTCCATGAAAGAATTCCCATGCAACTCAGCTAGTTTCTCCCTTGGTATTCCAGATCGAAGATGGAGACCATCAACATTCTatcataagaaaataaaatatcagAAGGcacccaataaaaaacaaaagcgGAAAAAGTGAACATTTTTTCGCATGTCTAGAGAAAGAAAGTGTATACATAATATAAAAAACAATGACTCTACCTGACTGATAACAAACTTTAAAATACCAGCCTTTTCTAGTTCAACTAGAGCCATATGAGTCAAACTTGGCATCGCTCGATGAAATGGCAGTGATGCTTCAGGCAAGGCTTTACCTTCACGCTGTAATGACATAGAAAATACGGATAAGAACCTGACATGAAGTCAAATCCCACAATTAAACCAGATAGCAAAGACTATGAAAGAATGTGCATTGCAAATGATAGCAGCATCTGAATTAATTTTTAATAGCTTTGTCCAACAATATCAATTATCACAGTACTTTATGACTCTTCAGTAGAGAAACCTacatttaacataaaattttGGGTTCGATTTCAGTTCAACAAGATAAAGTGTAGGAGACATGTTTCTCTTTGGCAATCTCAGGTTCAAAACATATCCAAGTAACTAGGCTAGGAATTAGGATAAATCATGGGAATAAAAACTTAATTTCATCAGAGAATAAGCATTTGCAAGATTCAAAAATCATCACCTGAAGTGTCCAAATTCCCTTAGGACCTCTAAAATCGGGTATACCACAAGAAGTTGATATTCCTGCACCTGTAAAGACCACCAAGTGCTTACTCTGCAAGTAGAAAAATGAATATCAAGTTAAAAAAGCATATCACATAAATATAAAAAGATAAAGAGGAAAATATTTTATGTAAACATTAACAAGTAGCTCCAATTGATACCTTTTTAATCATGATGGCAAGTCGCTCTATCTGCAATGAAAGAAAAGTCAGCATATGAAGGATTAATTCTGGCCTAGGGAGGTAAATAGGTAATGAAGGAAACGTATCTACTCTTTACAATATAATGAAGGAAACCTCTCTCTAGGAAATAATGGCCGTATTGTATTCTTAGACAATAACAACTAAGCTTTATCACACTAGATGAATTTGGTTATGGTAGCTAAGACAAGAcaagaaaaaatggaaaaaatcatGGAAAATGTGGACATAAAAAACGAGAGATGATTGAAGAAACAGCATGTATGATTCAAccaaatcccaattcccaaagAAAAGAATCCAATATTGAATAATTGACCAGAATATTCATGAACAGAAAAATGGCTCCATATCTGCATAAGCAATTTACTGCACTCTGCACACATACATATGGACAAACCTAAGCAAATGCCACTAAAAGGCTCAACGAAACTAAATACTACCAATTATAACAAGGCTAGCCACAATTGTCTGTATATTGACAATTTTAAGTTTTAACCTATTCAAACAAATATGGATGTTCAATTACACCTATGCCAATAGCATTAAAAGCCACCCAAAATTGAATTATAACTTGTGATGACCTAGCTAATGAATTTTTTATGTCAATTATGTTTGGATCAACAAACATCATCAATTGCATGAATCAACAAACCCAATCACCATTTATGCATAATATCTCTAGATCCTTAATCAGAGTGCTATTTCTATAATATAGATAACCATACTAAAGAAAAACTAAATGCCATTGGTTCCTAAGATCCAAAAAGTTATGAAAACAACCCTAGCATCCACCATGCCATGGTTGTTTAATAGTACCATTGACACAATCACACAAATAATATCCTCAAGGACAATGtattttatgtgaaatttaaaATCACAATTTGTGATTTAAAACTAGTCAAACCAACTCATAGCGCACTTTGAAAAGGATCAACTGAGCCCTAAGTCCTTCGTAATGATAATCATAGAGCATAATTGAAGATATCAGCAATTTTACGTAAGGCAATACAAAAAAACAACCACTATCTCTAGCATATTAACCAACGTCTAGCAGAAACTCTTCTACATTGAGGTGAAAACCTAGTCAACATTTCAATTATCAATGTTCCAAAGCATCATTAACTAAAATTCAAAACCATTGCAATAAGACAAAAAGCTCATTGATTCCAATGTATTTCTCGCCATCCTAATCCAGCTCAGCACATATCATAACATGCATGCTGATTATGGGGGAAATTCAACCTAACCATTAAAACACATGTAAGGATCAACAACAAAGCTTAATCTTGCAGCATTTCTCGGAGAAAGATCATCCACAAAATGTTTCGTTACtgaagaaacaacaaaagattaAGCAACAAGAAACACCAAGACATGGGAGAAAAAAACAAGAAGAAGGTGAATGGAGAGAGAAAGGAGACGCACTTTTTCTCTCAAAAGGTGAGAAGCATCGAAATGCTCAACCATTCCAACGTTGCCGACATCTTCTATGTAGGAAAGCTTCTCTGCGTACCCAAGAGACATGTTGATTGGTGATGACTCAGAGACTGTTCTCAACGATAGGAATGGCAATGAGTCAGAGCAGCCACTGAGAAACAAAGGCAGAGAGAGATCATCGAGACGGTGACGGTGACGGCGACGCGGGAGGAGGCAGAGACAAGGCAAGGAGAGGGAAAGGGCGGCAAGGCGAGGGTTGAGAGACGGAGAGTGGGGAACGGTGAGAAACGAGGGTTGAGAGACAGATATTGGAGAGTGAGATTTTGAGACTGTAGAATCAGGGTTGCAGGAAAAAACGATTTTGAGTCAAAAATTCATCTGATTCAAACATTAATTTTACTTGCAGTTAGGGGTAAGCACGGGTCGGTTTGATTCGGGTTTATAGAAAATTAAAACCGaaccgatcaaaatataattggtttggtttggttcggatttatattttttttgtacatgtacccgaaccaaaccaaaccgattaagaacggattggttcgatttgggtaattgggtacccgatgactttgaaattcataaaaaaaaaaaactaaatttttatcttacaaattcaacaagtacaataaacatgtaacatcaatagaaataatccaatcatgttaaataccaaatacattaaaaactaaactcattaaaatccaaacatattaatagtgaataatttttgtctaatgaaaaagtcatatatatatttttttatttaattaatatacgATCAAGTTcacgggttggttcgggttccgcacccccaaaaccgatacccgaaccaatcactaacaaagatCATCGGTTTGATTcgggttggacccgattaccTGTTGATTCcaaaaccaatttaattggttcggttcaggttcggacgggtaatcgggtacttgctacccgtgctcacccctacttGCAATATGATTTGGattgaatgatttttttaaaaaatccgatccaatttcaagcggtttggattggattggatttgcaattttgtaaattaaaaaattaaatatatataacaagtctcaacatcaaattttaaataatcagtaataacataacaagtcttaataatatcttaaaaactaacgataacataacaatagaaataaataaatcacattttgaacataaaatatttattaataataataatacatgaataattaattataaatataataataaaataataacattatAGCACATTGTGTGATTTGGATTAGATTGGATCGGTTATAAAAAGTAGATCTGAAATTCGATCCGATCCAACggtttgtaaaaaataaaatccaattaaATCTAAATTAATACGGTTTTAATCGATTTTCGATTTAAATTAGACTGAATGGGCGATTTAATTTAGATCCGTTTAAATTTAAACGCCTCTATTTACCTATGATTTATACTctcttaaatttattttttctttacattttttATCTTCTATATGCTTCTCAAATTGCATAGTTTAAAGTCACCTTCTTTTAAGAATTTCAAATTCGAGAAGGCTCAACAAAAAAAATACCTAAATTTCTGTGAGAAGATGaatattattctttttttcttcAACAATAACGGAAGTATATTGTTTATGGCAGAATGTCAACATACAACTTCTTTCAATAGATTGATGATAATGAAGATTTGAAGTCATCAAataattattagtatttttaatggtatgagattacaTTTAATGATGTAGGATTATTCATTTTACTTTTTTGCTAGTTAAGTGTTGGCCAGATTTTAATAAAACTAGTGGCTTCTTAGACTTTCTCAAAGTATTAGacagataaaataaattaatacatAATCATCTTCGACAATGCTATCAACAATCTAAAAGATCAAATATCACTCTACTCTTTGTAATTCTTAATCGACCTGTTGACTACTTTCGCAATACCTGTTGTTCCTACCCTTACCCAACACTATGACCCAGGTCCAAATTCACCAAAAAGGTCCAATCCAAAGATTGGCCTTCGTCACCCACCGACCTCCTTGGAAGAGGTCGGATTCGACACAGACTCCTTCCCAAAGAAGTCGGGCTTGATggatagctggcagataacacttattcaaataagtaactgcccctaaaatctctcaacctacttctaggagccatatctcaactaccctaagataaagggacggttatccaccttgaAAGGTGGAACTACACCAACagtggttattggatcaccactataaatacactaacacccctcaggtatctctaagtttcAATATTCTCTAAACCTATTGACCcctttgctaacttaggcatcggagtatcTTTGCatgtaccaccccccattctttcacataCACAAGTCAGACGGCGGCTCCCAGACGCAAACCAAGTCAGAGACCACCTCCTTTTTGACGTTTGAGCCAATTCTTCAAACCCAATCCACCATTCTCAGGTTACCTACATAACACATGTTGACACTAGTGCCTTTCCTTTAGGTAATTCAAGAACACATCAAAGAACCAACTCCTATTGTCCTTAGTTCTACTTTTATTGCAGCAACAACAATTGAAAAGCAATTGTCAAATTTCTCCTAATAGTAACTTGCTAAAAATCCTTGCTTCACTACATCAAGACATATGTACATCCTCGTAAATCTATGCCAGATTACTAAGGTGCTTTGAGTTGATGTCGGGGTTAACTATTAACTTTGATAAATCAAGTTTAATTTCAATCAACTGTGAACATCATTGGACGTACAACATGTGTAACTTGTTGGGGTGTAAGGAGGTCTGCCTCCCAGTCAGATATCTTGGCATTCTCTTAGGAGTAAACCCAAGACTGGTCAGGACCTGGAAACCGATAATTGACAAGGTAGAGGAGAAGCTCAGCCTGTGGAAAGCAAAGGTCCTCAATAAAGCGGGTAAACTGGTTCTTATTAAGTCTGTGTTAAATAGCTTGCCAGTATACTACCTGAGTctgtataagatgccaaaggcaGTGGCAGAGAAGTTGATATCGCTGCAGAGAAGATTCATGTGGAGTAAGGAGGAAGGCAGGAATGGTCTGGCACTAGTTAAGTGGGAGGTGGTTCAAGCCCTGGAAAAAATTGGGTGGTCTGGGGATAGGTGATGCCGTGGTCAGAAACACTACACTactgttcaagtggtggtggcatTTCTCAAAAGAAGAATGTTCATTATGGAAGAAGGTGGTGTGCTCTTGCCATGATTTGAACCCAGTGTGATGTTATCAGCTCAAACATTACCTACTAGAGGGGGTCCAtggaagtatatatatatatatatatgtcagcTACAGTTCAAGAATAGTGCTGTGAAAGATAAGATGATTGCGGAGTTGTCTATGGAGGTAGGTGACGGAAGGTGGATTTGGTTCTGGAAAGATGTCTGGCTACAAAGTGGTCCATTAAAGATGAGTTTTCCGATATTTTTCTCCATTTCAAACCAAAAAGGATTAGTCATaggggattgtggattctggGTTGGGTTTGAGTGGATCTGGAACTTCCATTGGAGGCGAGACTTATATCAATGGGAGTTAGATTTAGTGGTTCAATTGCATGAGACGTTAAGACCTGTAAAGCTGACACATGATAAACAAGACATAATTTTTTGGAAGTTTGATAAGGAAGGTATATTTTCAACTAATTCTTTTGTGCAAGTAGTACAGTTAGAATCTCTTCCGGAGGATATAACCAGATACAGCTTCACAAGAACCCTATGGAAAGGTTTGGTGCCGCTACGAGTGGAGTTATTTATCTGGTTTACTCTGATAGGACGAGTAAATACTAAAGAAAGACTGCGTAGATTGGGAATTATTAGTCAAGGTGATAACATGTGCGTTTTGTGTAATAAAGAAGTTGAACATATTTATCATCTGTTCCTAGGGTGTGAGTTTACTTGGCAGGTATGGTGCCAATGGCTATCTGAATTTAGGAGGTCGTGGACTATTCCGGACTCACTAAAAGAACACTTTGAGAGTTGGATAGGTGTTGCTAACAGGAAGATAGAGCGCAACAAGTGGCTTATTTACTTCTTTTCGGTTATTTGGAACATTAGACTAGAGAGGAATGATCAGATTTTTAATAACAAGGGAGGGAGTGCAGAGGACGTATGTCAGAAATCTTTAAACAGTGTTAGAAAATGGAGTagtttagatcttttttgttATTGACGGCTATGCCGTAGATGACATTAAGAAGATTTTTTTCATACTTGTTTATGTGGTAATATTATTTTGTTTGTCGCGCtactttattgtgttgagctcttgttcaaaaaaaattcttattattCTTCACACATCTATATCTGTGACATATAATGTTGCATGCTTCTTAATAATTTTCTTAAACTCGATAATTGACATTAATTCTAATTCCATGAGAAACTAATAGTCTTTATTTATCTCTGTTTCATTATTTTTAGAGTACCTTCTGTTTTTTATCATGTCATCAAAATTTCTCTCATAACTATCGATTTTTTCAGTTTAATATCTCTCAAAAATGTCTCTAACTTCTTTATACTAACTtgatttatattaatattttttgtatttagcTAATATGTGTTTTCACTTTTCAGGACACAAGTTAAAgttatcaattaaaaaaatttatataaaaaatatataaattttaaatttattttattttttaatattgtcCTTAATAAAAAGcagttattattatcatttttaaaatatggtgaaaattcaggtgaaatcgacttcacgtgaagttaatatctgagagccgttagatgatttgactaatttgactaaattttcatctagcggctctcaggtatcaactgcacgtgaagttgactgcacctgagtttccaccttaaaACACGGATCGTTTTTCTCTCTCCATGTACATTCTATCGTTACTCCAAAAAAAAGGGTAATGCTAGGGAGACAAAAAATACAACCAGAGcgtgccttatttagcatttattaattgtcgcaacaattaataatgctaaataagacaaattatggctgtttttggctaattttctttgattaccaaacattttcgaaaaaaaaaaaaaaaaaaaaaacaaaacaactcATCTTCTCCTACCTCATTTTCATCTATACATTccttatttcaaattaaaaaaacttCTACCATTTTTTAATACATAATGTCGAAACTCACAACTTATGGCTGCCAAAATGCTTGATGCTGACATCTTTCAAATTGCAGCTTTGGTCGATTACATCTTGACACATCTTCTACATATTCATTCTAAAAAAATCTTCTGAATCATTACTTATGTATATGGTCAACTAAATTTCATGCTAACTATCGCACATATGTTGAGAGCATTTCAAAATAGATAGCGTATTAACTATTAAGTTTGAGTATATAGTAATAAAAGAGAGAaacaaatattcaaataaaaaaggGCTGCACATTGCTAGGTTTTGAATTCGGAAGTTAAACAGTATTTTGTAGACAATAAAGTATGAAATTATCTGATTTCAATTTTAGTAAGTTGTATTTGGATATAAAATTCGTAAGGAAGAGTGTTTTAGGAAATAAAATTTGTATAATTGAAAAgtatacataaaaaaattaatgctCAAAATACATTTAAAgatataatttattaattttttttaatctgttTTAGATTGGGATAATATTGATTTTTTTAGATATGAGTATGACAATAAAATATTCAATTATTGATTATTAACTATATTGAGTTTtagtttttctttcattttcattgcaattacttttctatttttatgcTTCAATAAATCCATTCACAATTATTGAACAATGAATATATTTCATGCGTAACTTCCACGTGTTgccttttttttctattatatatattCTCTAATATATTCTTTTagtctttattttttaaatatttttttaacattttttcaACCATAACACATTCTTGAACCCCCGATATAAAGAGAAGTAAAATATGgtaaatattatgttatttgtatCATGGTTATGTTTATAACACTATGTGTAAAGATAGTCTTATCTTCCTTTggtattaatttaattattttttcaattaaatatttGTTTCATAGTCAGATGTGATATATTTGTTATAAAAAATTCTTAATTTAAAAAATCAGTctatgtatttttgtttttactttttcaattatATTGTGAGAAGATAAATTAAATTTATCCCTTGCCATAATATTATTTGTTTTGGACATATCACTGATAACGTAATAAGGTAAGAagatttattaaatttattttctNNNNNNNNNNNNNNNNNNNNNNNNNNNNNNNNNNNNNNNNNNNNNNNNNNNNNNNNNNNNNNNNNCTATTaagtattaattataataatggtaTAGCTAAAACAGTAATATTCATATAATAATACTTTTTTAAGATTTAAATAGGAAAAATCAGTAATATTATGCACTATTAAGGATTAATTATAATAACGAAAATTTTCAGGACCAGCAAATATATCAAGATCTAACCATCATTCAGTCATCATGCGTTTTTATACTAGGACTGTCTCACGGCTCACGCGCTATCATAACGGCTTTCTCTCATGCGCTATCACAAACTGCTTTCTCTAACGCTCCTCTCCAAGAAACTAGCCGGATACGTTCTTCTACGTCGCAGTTTCATTGACAAAGCTTGAAGCTTCACCTTTTATTCTTGGATAAAATTTTTTTCTCTGTCGCTCATTCCTTCTCAGCTGCAGAACAACTCAGAATTTCACTCTCTCGCTCCATGTCAATGATGGAATCAGTGTTAGAAGAACAGAATATTGAAGTAAGCAATTTCTCCCTCTTCTAATTTCATGATTTTTGTAATGATTTTCATAGTGCATCAATGTACACaatgatgattatgattatgaatttCTGAGCTCGCAAAGCATgctgtttttgtttttcataatagAGTTTAAATTGAATGTACAGAATCCAAATTATAGCTTATTCGCTTTTGATTTTCATAATGCAACAATCCACAATTAACGCAAACCAACTGTTTGATGAAATGACTAagacagaaaatataaaaaatgttagTGTTGCTTGTTGTTTCTAAGTAATGAATAATGGTTTTAGAAGAATGCCCTGCTACCATAAAACACTCTTGATCCATCTTTTTTCTTCTTACTATTATTACTAACATCATCAATTTCTGATATGATGTTGTTATTATTGCTGCTTTCATGATCCTGAATCACATCACCACAATTTTGATCTTTTCTTTCAGATTTGTCAATTTCCATAGGTAGCTTCATTCTTGCTAAGGATTCTGTGAATTGTTGCATGCTTCTCATATACATATCCACTATTTGTTCTTAATAATTAGCAATAAGAAACATGCTTTTTGGACTTTCAACTCAACTTTCAATTTTCAGATATTTGGGTCTAGGAGTCATGGTTTTCTTattttgctattttcatgtaaaaCTTTTAGATATGTACAAATTCTCCACCCAAAACCCTTTCCTTATTTTCTGGCTGTGGCCTTTCATTTAAGACTCCGCCCTCAATTCAAAGGTGTTCCTCTTCTTTACCCTAAGAATGCACGTAATTAAGCCCTAGTAGAGtttaatgagattttgcacaCCTTACTCATCACAGTTTGCACCCAGtttaatgagattttgcacaTATGACTTAACATAGTTTGCACCTACTTTAATGAGATTTTGATTTACTATCTGATGTATGCTAACTTTTTTACAGGATGTGCCCAAGGTTGGCATGTGTTTTGGAACCATTGAAGATGCAAATCAATTTTATCATAATTATGCCAAGCGCGTTGGTTTTGTTACTAAGATAAGGTTTACCCGAAGAGTTGGTAAATATAAGGTTCCTGAGAATCAAATGATCACTTGCAATAAGGAGGGGAAACACAAATCTAGAGTTTCACCAATAGAAAAGACCAACCCTAGAACCAACTACAATTGCCCCGCAAGGATTTCTATTAGGTTTAATAAGGAGGGTCTTTGGATTATATCGAAGGTGTGTTTGGATCATTCACATCCTTGTGATCCAGAGATGGCAAAACTGTTGACACGTAATAGAGAGATGACTATACACATGTGTCGAGTCATTGAGAGGAATGATGAAGCAGGTGTGAGaccaagcaaaacatatcaaGTATTGGTGGGTGAAGCATGGGGTTTTTCTAAGATAAACTTAATGGAAAAAGATGTTAGGAACTATCTAACTACACCCTATCTCTTTTGGCATCTTTATACAAGAAATCCAAGACAAAAAGTCTCTTTTTATAGATGTCATAAGCATATAGCCACCAGTGATAGTCATAGCAGCACGACACCAATAACTGTATTATATCATATTTTCTTATTAGAAGTGAAAGTCTTGACCAACAAATCGATTTATAATTTAACAAAGTAATGATGAAATTGTCCAAAACCGTAAGTACCAAAGGATACAGAAAAACTTCTCATGATTAGGGTCAGCAAATTCAAATGAGGCAAAAGGAGGCATCACTAACTTTAATATATAAACAAAGAGAAGCTCCAATGCCCATATATCAAGTATAGATTCAAAAACAGAGGATAGCATTAAGTAATATATTCATGTCTATAACTTTATATGgccaattattgttattagtCCAAAAATAGAGGATAGCATTTCTGTTTCATTTCTGTTCCATTATAAATATTTAATAGCattcaaatgaaaaaaattaacacaagGTAACAGTGACAAGGTATGTGGATAGAAACAGGGTTCTGAAGAAAGTGCAGAGCACAGGGAATAGACACACCCAGAATTAAATAAAGGTAAACATTTTGGGTCTAGTACTATAATCTTAAGGGATTCAactatggtagagaagtttcaaCTATGACAGGGAAGGAATGAAATTAATCCACAAATAGCATGACACCGACAAAATAAATACATAGCAAATATAGCTCTGgcacaaacaaaaaaattaacacaaTACATAGAGAATAGTTTTAGTTTTACTCACCATCTATGTTTTGGAATTTCCTTTTGCTCAAAGAAGCTGTCACCATTCTTTCCAAAATCATCGGGAAGAAGTACAtaactttttttctttcttttgaccAAGTGTCCCCAATGTGAGAACATCTCTCCCTATATATAAAGAAATAGTTAGATTATAAAGTTTAAACTCTCCAATTATAAAACTGAAAAAGTAGTTTGTAACTTTGTATACACACCAAAACAAAAGCATTTATGCAATAGACATCAAAGCTAGGTGGCCTTAATTTGTTGAAAAAAAAGACCATATAATTCATAACCTGCATTTTACAATGTAATGTTAGTTCCAAAACATAATAcacataaaaatattaaaaaaaaacagaaacatGTCACAGTCAAGAAATCTAACCATATTGTTTATCTGATGTCTTGACAACATTGACATGATATCCTCCCTAACAAGCATTGCTCTAGGTATGGCTTTTAAGATGCACAAAGTCTCATCCTTATTCAACCTATCGTCTGTTGCCCAAAAGTATATCTTATCCTTATCTACTTCTATTAACTTATTGTCCTCTAtcaccttttcttcttcccctattttgtttttctcatcTATCACCTTTTTTTCTTCTCCTATTTTGTTTTCCTCATGTATCATTAGGGAGAATGATGGAATTGATGGTCGCACAGGTTCTTGTGTCTTCTTGATTGGAGAAGGTGTATAAATATCACAGTCTTCTATTTCTAAGAATGCTTGCTGCACTTTGCACAATTTCTCTCCATTCAGGTTTTATTACATCATCTAAAGCATAAAACAGAACATACACACAAAAATGagatttaaaatagagagaaagtgGAATCTAAATAATAGGAATGTGAGTGCAAAATATCATTAAGGTGGGTGCAAAACATCAAATTCATGtgtgcaaaatctcattaaagCGGGTGCAAATTATTAGATTCATGTGTGCAAAATATCATTAAGGTGGGTGCAAAACATCAAATTCATGtgtgcaaaatctcattaaagCGGGTGCAAACTTGCtgattcatgtgtgcaaaatctcattaaagCGGGTGCAATTTATCAAATTTATGTGTGCAAAAAATTATTAAGGTGGGTGCAGAACATCAAATTCATGtgtgcaaaatctcattaaagCGGGTGCAAATTATCAGATTCATGTGTGCAAAATATCAAATTCATGtgtgcaaaatctcattaaagtGGGTGCAATTTATTAGATTCATGTGTGCAAAATATCATTAAGGTGGGTGCAGAACATCAAATTCATGtgtgcaaaatctcattaaaacGGGTGCAAATTATCAGATTTATGTGTGCAAAATATCATTAAGGTGGGTGCAAAACATCAAATTCATGTGTGCAAAAATTCATTACATAGGGTGCAAACTTGCtgattcatgtgtgcaaaattACATAACAAAAATCTCATATATATTCACATAATACATAATGCAAAACAACAAACACTAAGAACTATAATTTATACCCATATTGCTAGGCGATCGCATTGGCGATCTCATGTTGTTTTCATCTTTTTTGTCTTccctattaaataaaaaaaacaataaataaagatttgtagaacaataaaaaaaataatcataactATAAAAAAGCACATACACTATTTTTACCTTGTTTTGACCTCCTTCTCCTCATCTTGCTTTGCATCACTATAAAGAAGAATACACTATATTTTACTTTACATTCTCTTTTATTACAAAAGATAAATC is from Arachis ipaensis cultivar K30076 chromosome B01, Araip1.1, whole genome shotgun sequence and encodes:
- the LOC107645533 gene encoding protein FAR1-RELATED SEQUENCE 6-like, with the translated sequence MSMMESVLEEQNIEDVPKVGMCFGTIEDANQFYHNYAKRVGFVTKIRFTRRVGKYKVPENQMITCNKEGKHKSRVSPIEKTNPRTNYNCPARISIRFNKEGLWIISKVCLDHSHPCDPEMAKLLTRNREMTIHMCRVIERNDEAAFK